One region of Bdellovibrio bacteriovorus genomic DNA includes:
- a CDS encoding phosphatase PAP2 family protein: protein MLEKLDHALFHLINLTTANEGFDAFFPLWTDFFKSSIFYYFLLPLLLIGIFYKERWKGLGVLLGASVVASLADALSGSFLKDIFARPRPMNSNLLEEVILRGPLAGGFSFPSSHAADAVAVAAFASSFYPRSAYLLYPLAILMGYSRIYCGVHFPSDVIAGFVLGFLVGKLSYHFLRFVSKRVRGA, encoded by the coding sequence ATGTTGGAAAAACTAGATCACGCGCTTTTTCACCTGATCAATCTTACGACGGCGAACGAGGGCTTTGATGCTTTCTTCCCGTTGTGGACGGACTTTTTTAAAAGTTCCATTTTTTATTATTTTCTTTTACCTCTTCTTTTGATCGGAATCTTTTATAAAGAAAGATGGAAGGGACTCGGAGTTCTTCTGGGCGCGAGTGTTGTCGCCAGTCTCGCTGATGCTCTATCAGGTTCTTTTCTTAAAGATATCTTTGCAAGACCTCGTCCAATGAATTCGAATTTACTTGAAGAAGTGATCTTGCGTGGTCCTTTGGCCGGGGGATTTTCATTCCCTTCAAGTCATGCGGCGGATGCCGTTGCCGTCGCGGCTTTTGCCAGCTCTTTTTACCCCAGATCGGCGTACCTTTTATATCCGCTGGCCATTTTAATGGGATATTCACGCATTTATTGTGGAGTGCATTTTCCCTCTGACGTGATTGCAGGCTTCGTTCTGGGATTTCTAGTCGGAAAACTTTCATATCACTTTCTACGATTTGT
- a CDS encoding DUF3943 domain-containing protein has protein sequence MNFRVHVFSLVAVLFSASLVLANPSQENTSSGIGIHQKVLDFSAVYGAQWTVYLITQKDTITDHGSWDNFFSYPLHPEFDKDSFDFNIFKHALSGNYYYLYYRYRDYEQTEAFLWTFLSSLAFEFAVETYTEKPSIQDIYQTPIYGTLVGMGFERLSTYFRAKDSVALKSLGYILNPFTLLPNHPENIAALPQVSDRSVGLQVVVGF, from the coding sequence ATGAACTTCCGAGTTCATGTCTTCAGTCTTGTTGCAGTTCTTTTTAGCGCGTCTTTGGTTTTGGCCAACCCCTCGCAAGAAAACACCTCTTCTGGAATTGGTATTCATCAGAAGGTTCTCGATTTTTCCGCAGTGTACGGGGCGCAGTGGACGGTCTATTTGATCACTCAGAAGGATACGATCACGGATCATGGGTCTTGGGATAACTTCTTCAGTTATCCGCTTCATCCCGAGTTTGATAAAGACAGTTTTGATTTCAATATCTTTAAGCACGCGCTTTCGGGAAATTACTATTATCTTTACTATCGTTATCGCGACTACGAACAAACAGAGGCGTTTCTGTGGACGTTTCTATCATCACTCGCTTTTGAATTCGCCGTCGAAACTTACACCGAGAAACCCAGCATCCAAGACATCTATCAAACTCCCATCTATGGAACTTTGGTGGGAATGGGATTTGAGCGGTTAAGCACTTACTTCCGCGCGAAAGATTCCGTCGCTTTAAAGTCTTTAGGATACATCTTAAATCCATTCACTTTGCTGCCGAATCATCCTGAAAACATCGCAGCTCTTCCGCAAGTCTCAGATCGGTCTGTCGGCTTGCAGGTTGTTGTGGGGTTTTAA
- the hutI gene encoding imidazolonepropionase produces the protein MGILLKNISTLLTLQGASAKGGRHVQEEDLSIQSNASVVIEKDRIAWVGAHKKLPKEWSRKKGLKEFDMKGLTVLPGFVECHTHLIFSGDRAAEFEMRNQGVSYQEIAARGGGILSTMKKTRSAKVSELAKDGQERANHFISQGVTTVEIKSGYALNLKDELKMLEAANTIKNLRTVCTFLGAHALPPEFKTYEEYLNFLGDKVLPVVKKKKLARRVDVFIEKGFFPKAESEAYLRKAQEMGFEILIHADQMSLSGGSDVAVRLGALSGDHLLQVSDKEIQALAKSEVTCVLLPAADLYTKTNYPRARDMIAAGARVALATDFNPGTSPTQDLNLVGLLARLEMKMTLPEVIGAYTVGAAHALNLQQEVGSIEVGKSADILCIEKDWRTLFYSVGDAPKKAVFSRGKKVFNSL, from the coding sequence ATGGGCATTCTTTTAAAAAATATTTCCACACTTCTGACCTTGCAAGGCGCTTCCGCAAAAGGCGGACGGCACGTGCAGGAAGAAGATCTTAGCATTCAGTCTAACGCCTCTGTCGTGATCGAAAAAGATCGCATTGCGTGGGTGGGGGCGCATAAAAAACTTCCGAAAGAATGGTCTCGAAAAAAAGGTCTTAAAGAGTTCGACATGAAGGGACTTACGGTCCTTCCAGGTTTTGTAGAATGTCACACACATTTGATTTTTTCAGGGGATCGCGCTGCAGAGTTTGAAATGCGCAATCAAGGTGTCAGTTATCAGGAAATTGCCGCTCGCGGAGGCGGTATTTTATCCACCATGAAGAAAACGCGTTCGGCGAAAGTTTCTGAACTGGCTAAAGACGGACAGGAAAGAGCGAATCACTTTATTTCTCAAGGTGTGACGACGGTTGAAATCAAATCCGGTTATGCATTGAATTTAAAAGATGAATTAAAAATGCTTGAGGCCGCGAACACAATTAAGAATCTTCGGACTGTCTGCACGTTCTTGGGTGCGCACGCTCTGCCTCCTGAATTTAAAACCTATGAAGAGTATTTAAACTTCTTGGGCGATAAAGTCCTTCCAGTAGTTAAAAAGAAAAAGCTCGCTCGTCGCGTGGATGTCTTTATCGAAAAAGGCTTTTTTCCGAAAGCGGAATCCGAAGCGTATTTGCGTAAAGCTCAAGAGATGGGATTTGAAATTCTGATTCACGCCGATCAAATGTCTTTAAGCGGCGGAAGTGATGTGGCTGTCCGCTTAGGAGCCTTGTCAGGTGACCATCTTTTGCAAGTCTCGGATAAAGAGATTCAAGCTTTGGCGAAGTCTGAAGTGACTTGTGTCCTTCTGCCCGCAGCGGATCTCTATACAAAAACAAATTATCCGCGCGCTCGCGACATGATTGCAGCAGGGGCCCGCGTGGCCTTAGCGACAGATTTTAATCCAGGGACATCACCCACACAGGATTTAAATTTGGTGGGATTGCTAGCGCGACTTGAAATGAAGATGACACTTCCTGAAGTCATCGGAGCCTACACTGTCGGAGCTGCTCATGCTTTGAACTTGCAGCAAGAGGTGGGTTCCATTGAGGTCGGGAAGTCTGCTGATATTTTGTGCATCGAGAAGGACTGGCGAACCCTGTTTTACAGCGTGGGGGATGCGCCGAAGAAGGCTGTTTTTTCGAGAGGAAAGAAGGTTTTTAATAGTCTTTAA
- a CDS encoding EF-hand domain-containing protein: MFLRRWLPLPLLFGIGVYAHAEQEPAAVNSGVGGTAGFQGVVLSGQVTRAAQNAITINITNTCFGTNLRSVSNPIARGATVEFNVAINDKGTVKSYLVKYPADIVLNAGDEVVQDITGANVSPGVVASYAGNIVRMVVPISVTTTVDEEGNISEDFDVKLHGTSFSQTFAPKAGQQYMGTDGPLSASIYTSSSKDGRQYSISAFFPGETGHCGGYFSPLMVFFDDNRPRFDGHSEFPLNPSGKTSWPEKKAPGAFVAIDRDGDKKITKADELFGNEGEKFKNGFEALREFDSNGDGVIDKNDKDFAKLLLWFDKNGDGKSQASELVPLKSRIKSISLKYDDSAKTPFGSRAEARERSTFVFVEKGKEKQGSIIDMWFSPQ, from the coding sequence ATGTTTCTTAGAAGATGGCTACCACTGCCACTTTTATTCGGCATCGGGGTTTACGCACACGCGGAACAAGAACCCGCAGCCGTCAACTCGGGCGTGGGTGGCACGGCCGGTTTCCAAGGGGTTGTGCTTTCCGGGCAAGTGACTCGAGCGGCACAGAACGCTATCACCATAAATATTACGAATACTTGTTTTGGTACAAATCTTCGTTCGGTTTCAAATCCGATTGCGAGGGGTGCGACTGTTGAGTTCAATGTCGCTATCAATGACAAGGGGACAGTTAAAAGTTATTTGGTTAAATATCCAGCGGATATAGTATTGAACGCTGGTGACGAAGTGGTGCAAGACATAACTGGGGCAAATGTTTCCCCTGGCGTAGTGGCTTCGTATGCAGGGAATATAGTACGAATGGTTGTACCAATTTCAGTTACAACGACCGTCGATGAAGAAGGGAATATTAGTGAAGATTTCGATGTAAAGCTTCATGGGACTTCCTTTTCACAAACGTTCGCACCGAAGGCAGGACAACAGTATATGGGTACTGACGGCCCTCTTTCGGCTAGTATTTATACCAGTTCGTCTAAAGACGGCCGGCAATACAGTATCTCCGCCTTTTTTCCGGGCGAGACAGGTCACTGCGGCGGTTACTTCTCTCCATTAATGGTCTTCTTCGACGACAATCGTCCGCGATTTGACGGTCATTCAGAGTTCCCTCTGAATCCTTCAGGCAAAACATCATGGCCAGAAAAGAAAGCTCCGGGAGCTTTCGTGGCTATCGACCGTGATGGCGATAAGAAGATCACAAAAGCGGACGAGCTTTTTGGTAATGAAGGTGAGAAGTTTAAAAACGGTTTCGAAGCCTTGCGAGAGTTTGACTCTAATGGCGATGGCGTGATCGATAAAAACGACAAAGACTTTGCAAAACTTCTTCTGTGGTTTGATAAAAATGGTGATGGTAAATCGCAAGCTTCCGAGCTTGTACCATTAAAGTCGCGCATCAAGTCGATTTCATTGAAATACGATGACAGTGCGAAGACACCGTTTGGTTCTCGAGCAGAAGCGCGTGAGCGCAGCACCTTTGTCTTCGTAGAGAAAGGTAAAGAGAAGCAGGGATCCATCATCGATATGTGGTTCTCGCCGCAATAA
- a CDS encoding pilus assembly FimT family protein — protein MKLNQKGFSLAEMVVGVALLGIMGMVAASFFVFTAKTKDQITNEIEDKVDNIIAERMILKDLKYSEPSFNNVLIPDDTGFRFFDYVSDSGGDQEFDAPRKLTLEFGRRNEFVFMTSNDKLGTMMYTPALAYDLGALPASANQEAALIFRSLNKGNEVLKSNPGFWQVGTILMLDSPAAVREMTPTGPNYNVPARSPIFVGIVNAPGESRLTPFNLTGFLNKTHPLYPNETINDEDKFLRDIPPMGGAAPLVRLKAVNIIKYYLERDPKTKTVNLLRSVYMNNTFSKGQLFAADVTRVVFSRNNARDSLIYYQIIRPQDVGK, from the coding sequence ATGAAGTTGAATCAAAAAGGTTTCTCATTAGCAGAAATGGTTGTCGGTGTGGCCCTCCTCGGGATCATGGGGATGGTTGCCGCATCTTTCTTTGTTTTTACTGCAAAGACCAAAGATCAAATCACCAATGAGATCGAAGATAAGGTTGATAACATCATCGCTGAGCGTATGATTCTTAAAGACCTTAAATACTCTGAACCTTCTTTCAATAATGTGTTGATTCCCGACGATACAGGCTTTCGTTTCTTCGACTATGTCTCGGATTCTGGTGGAGACCAAGAGTTCGATGCTCCAAGAAAGCTGACGTTGGAGTTTGGTCGTCGCAATGAGTTTGTCTTTATGACTTCCAACGACAAGTTGGGAACGATGATGTACACGCCGGCCTTGGCTTACGATTTAGGGGCTCTTCCGGCAAGTGCGAATCAAGAGGCGGCTTTAATCTTCCGGTCTTTGAACAAAGGAAATGAAGTTTTAAAATCCAATCCGGGATTTTGGCAGGTAGGGACGATTTTGATGTTGGACTCTCCAGCAGCTGTTCGCGAGATGACTCCGACAGGACCCAACTACAATGTGCCAGCCCGCTCTCCGATTTTCGTGGGAATTGTAAACGCACCGGGGGAATCAAGACTGACCCCCTTCAACCTCACAGGTTTCTTAAATAAGACTCATCCCTTGTATCCAAATGAGACAATCAACGATGAAGATAAGTTCTTAAGGGATATACCGCCGATGGGGGGCGCTGCTCCTCTTGTGCGCTTGAAAGCCGTGAATATTATCAAGTATTATTTAGAGAGAGACCCGAAAACGAAGACAGTCAATCTTTTGCGTTCTGTTTATATGAATAATACGTTTTCTAAGGGTCAATTGTTCGCAGCCGATGTAACTAGAGTTGTCTTCTCTAGAAACAACGCACGGGATTCTTTGATTTATTACCAAATTATTCGTCCACAAGATGTGGGTAAATAA
- the gpmA gene encoding 2,3-diphosphoglycerate-dependent phosphoglycerate mutase, with protein MYKLVLIRHGESVWNQENRFTGWQDVDLSEKGRAEALKGGKALKDRGFSFDIAYTSMLKRAIKTLNFVLDEVDQVWLPVHKDWRLNERHYGALQGLNKAETAARHGEDQVKIWRRSYDVPPPAMDVNDPRHPSHDPRYKDVDPKILPSQESLKDTVARFLPLWNNTIAPTIKSGKNVLIVAHGNSLRALMQHLEGMTPDEIMGVNMPTGIPMMYELDANFKVLKKEFIGDPEEVKAAIEAVANQGKAK; from the coding sequence GTGTATAAGTTAGTTCTAATTCGACACGGTGAGAGTGTGTGGAACCAAGAAAACCGTTTTACCGGATGGCAAGACGTAGATCTTTCAGAAAAAGGTCGAGCCGAAGCTCTAAAAGGCGGGAAAGCACTCAAAGATAGAGGCTTTAGCTTTGATATCGCTTACACAAGCATGCTCAAAAGAGCGATTAAAACTCTGAACTTCGTTTTGGATGAAGTGGATCAAGTGTGGCTTCCAGTACACAAAGACTGGCGTTTGAATGAGCGTCATTATGGAGCTCTGCAAGGTCTGAACAAAGCTGAAACCGCGGCTCGTCATGGTGAGGACCAAGTGAAAATTTGGAGACGTAGTTATGATGTTCCGCCTCCAGCAATGGATGTGAACGATCCTCGCCATCCTTCTCATGATCCGCGTTATAAAGATGTGGACCCAAAAATTCTGCCAAGCCAAGAGTCTTTGAAAGACACGGTCGCGCGTTTCTTGCCTTTGTGGAACAACACGATCGCTCCGACGATCAAATCGGGAAAGAATGTTTTGATCGTGGCGCATGGGAACAGTTTGCGTGCCTTGATGCAACATCTTGAAGGCATGACTCCGGATGAAATCATGGGAGTGAATATGCCAACGGGTATTCCTATGATGTACGAGTTGGACGCAAACTTTAAGGTCCTGAAGAAGGAATTCATCGGAGACCCTGAAGAAGTGAAAGCGGCCATCGAAGCCGTCGCTAACCAAGGGAAAGCCAAGTAG
- a CDS encoding 2-oxoglutarate dehydrogenase E1 component, translated as MNNSSGINRANLEYIEQLYADFKSNPDSLAVEWRSFFEGVEFAQEGKFGMSDKELAVFQLIQAYRAEGHTEANLNPLYAPKESELLSLKRFGLSEKDLSAKFQVGSLIGKQGATLSDIIAQLKKIYCGTLALQAADASPKEVQWLQTEFETANAGKLSLDDKKNALSSLTKAETLEKFVHTRYVGKKRFSVEGADSILPMMDTLVNKGTGLQVQEVFVGMAHRGRVNILVNFFGKGEEYVFGDFNGPLELAEPVEGFDGDVKYHLGYVSEKKTANGTCKVTMAYNPSHLETVNAVAVGMARAAQDALGDNTRKKVVPVLIHGDAAFAGQGIVQEVLQMAGVKSHTVGGTIHVILDNQVGFTTNGFDTRSTRYASDAAKMTFTPVLHVNGDDVESAVRAMDIALRYRQEFGKDVVINLICYRKYGHNEGDEPAFTQPQMYELIKAHQTVREIYGKKLVAEGSLDQKFIDDLYQKAMDRLQSIFEETKKTAPKLKNFKFEGPWKGLRRATDADFEKPANTKFDINTLKKIGEKIGSFPEGFTPHPKLIKLLETRKNMGAGKDPIDWGMGELLAYGTLLHEGSSVRLTGEDCVRGTFTHRHAGMYDFKTGKAYFPLADLNPKANLLVAESILSEYGVLGFEYGYSNQDPRSLVMWEAQFGDFVNGAQIVIDQYIAAAESKWQQMSGLVMLLPHGYEGQGPEHSSARLERFLQLAAQNNLQVCNLTTPAQIYHALRRQMHRDFRKPLVVMSPKSLLRHPRAVSTLEELANGQFQEVIADTVDKSKVDTVVFVSGKLYYELLEEREKTKKDNIALVRLEQIYPFPAKQVTEVLKSYPKAKTLIWAQEEPKNMGAFQNVYFKFVDVVGKAGMKLGFEYAGRPERSSPATGSTYRHAIEQAEIIKSIFGA; from the coding sequence GTGAACAATAGCAGTGGCATCAATCGCGCCAACCTTGAATACATTGAACAGCTTTACGCAGATTTCAAATCCAATCCGGATTCGCTTGCCGTTGAGTGGAGAAGTTTTTTTGAGGGAGTCGAGTTTGCTCAAGAAGGCAAATTCGGAATGTCCGACAAAGAGCTCGCGGTTTTTCAATTGATCCAAGCCTATCGCGCTGAAGGCCACACGGAAGCGAACTTAAATCCTCTGTACGCTCCGAAAGAAAGCGAATTGCTTTCTTTGAAACGCTTCGGTTTGAGCGAAAAAGATTTGTCTGCAAAATTCCAAGTAGGCTCTTTGATCGGCAAACAAGGTGCAACACTTTCAGACATTATCGCGCAACTTAAAAAAATCTATTGCGGCACTTTGGCGTTGCAAGCCGCCGACGCTTCTCCCAAAGAAGTTCAATGGTTGCAAACAGAGTTTGAAACAGCGAACGCTGGCAAGCTTTCTTTGGACGATAAGAAAAACGCTTTGTCGTCTTTGACGAAGGCTGAGACTTTAGAAAAATTCGTGCACACACGTTACGTGGGTAAAAAACGTTTCTCTGTGGAAGGGGCAGATTCCATTCTTCCAATGATGGACACTTTGGTGAACAAAGGCACAGGCCTGCAAGTTCAAGAAGTTTTCGTCGGCATGGCTCACCGTGGTCGCGTGAATATTCTTGTGAACTTCTTCGGTAAAGGTGAAGAGTACGTTTTCGGTGACTTCAACGGACCGCTTGAATTAGCAGAACCTGTGGAAGGTTTTGATGGCGACGTGAAGTACCACCTGGGTTATGTTTCTGAAAAGAAAACAGCGAACGGCACTTGCAAAGTGACGATGGCTTACAACCCTTCCCACTTAGAAACTGTGAATGCCGTGGCTGTCGGTATGGCTCGCGCGGCTCAAGATGCGTTGGGTGACAACACTCGTAAAAAAGTAGTTCCTGTTCTTATTCATGGTGATGCGGCTTTCGCGGGCCAAGGTATTGTGCAAGAAGTTTTGCAAATGGCGGGAGTCAAATCTCACACTGTCGGCGGAACTATTCACGTGATCTTGGACAACCAAGTTGGTTTCACAACAAATGGTTTTGATACTCGTTCTACTCGCTATGCTTCTGATGCGGCGAAAATGACTTTCACACCGGTTCTTCATGTGAACGGTGATGATGTTGAAAGTGCTGTGCGTGCGATGGACATCGCTCTTCGCTACCGTCAAGAATTCGGCAAAGACGTTGTTATCAACTTGATCTGTTACCGTAAGTACGGACACAACGAAGGTGACGAACCTGCTTTCACTCAACCGCAAATGTACGAGCTCATTAAAGCTCACCAGACAGTGCGTGAAATCTACGGCAAAAAACTTGTCGCTGAAGGCAGCTTAGATCAAAAATTTATTGACGATCTTTACCAAAAAGCGATGGATCGTTTGCAATCCATCTTTGAAGAAACAAAGAAAACAGCGCCGAAGCTTAAGAACTTCAAATTCGAGGGCCCTTGGAAAGGTCTTCGTCGCGCGACGGACGCGGACTTTGAAAAACCAGCTAATACAAAATTCGATATCAACACTCTGAAAAAGATCGGCGAAAAAATCGGTTCTTTCCCAGAGGGTTTCACTCCTCACCCTAAATTGATCAAACTTCTTGAGACCCGTAAAAATATGGGCGCAGGAAAAGATCCTATCGACTGGGGTATGGGTGAACTTCTTGCTTACGGAACTCTTCTTCACGAAGGTTCCAGCGTTCGTTTGACCGGTGAAGACTGCGTGCGCGGCACCTTCACTCATCGTCATGCGGGTATGTATGATTTCAAAACAGGCAAGGCGTACTTCCCCCTTGCCGATCTAAACCCGAAAGCCAACCTGCTTGTGGCTGAAAGTATTCTTTCAGAATACGGCGTACTTGGTTTTGAATATGGTTACTCAAACCAAGATCCTCGTTCCCTAGTTATGTGGGAAGCGCAATTCGGTGACTTCGTTAACGGAGCCCAAATTGTGATCGACCAATACATCGCGGCCGCCGAATCTAAATGGCAACAAATGAGCGGTCTTGTGATGCTTCTGCCTCACGGATACGAAGGTCAAGGACCTGAGCACTCTTCGGCTCGTCTTGAGCGTTTCTTGCAACTGGCAGCGCAAAACAATTTGCAAGTGTGCAACTTGACGACTCCAGCGCAGATCTATCATGCTCTTCGCCGTCAAATGCACCGTGATTTCCGCAAACCACTTGTCGTGATGTCACCGAAGTCTTTACTTCGTCACCCACGTGCGGTTTCAACTTTGGAAGAGTTGGCAAACGGTCAATTCCAAGAAGTGATTGCGGATACTGTTGATAAATCCAAAGTGGATACAGTGGTGTTTGTTTCCGGCAAACTTTACTACGAGTTGTTAGAAGAAAGAGAAAAAACGAAGAAGGACAATATCGCTTTGGTTCGACTAGAGCAGATCTATCCTTTCCCTGCAAAACAAGTCACTGAAGTTTTGAAGTCTTATCCAAAGGCAAAAACTTTGATCTGGGCCCAAGAAGAACCTAAAAACATGGGTGCTTTCCAGAATGTGTACTTTAAGTTTGTCGATGTGGTTGGCAAAGCCGGCATGAAGCTGGGCTTTGAATATGCGGGCCGTCCAGAGAGATCTTCTCCGGCGACGGGCTCTACATACCGTCACGCGATTGAGCAGGCTGAAATTATTAAATCCATTTTTGGCGCCTAA
- the odhB gene encoding 2-oxoglutarate dehydrogenase complex dihydrolipoyllysine-residue succinyltransferase yields MKQEIKVPTVGESITEATIGSWTKKSGDFVKRNDVLMLLETDKASVEVVAENDGVLTILPGSEAGAVVKIGATVATLDTDAKPAAGAAAAEPAKAESAPAQTQAAPQQAASTGKDASAHLSPAVQRIVTEKNLDPSSVQGTGKDGRLTKGDVLDVQPQAKAAPAAAPAKSAAPQVSAADVMAARGPSKQGDKKLVAMTTIRKRIAEKLKEAQNTAALLTTFNEIDMTKVMELRAKYKDKFKEKYGLNLGFNGFFVKAAVEALKAYPAVNAWITGSDIEYHNYYNIGIAVSTEKGLMVPNVKDADTLSLAGIEMAIRDLATKGRDGKITPNDLGGGTFSITNGGVFGSLLSTPILNYPQSAILGLHKIQDRPMAIDGKVEIRPMMYVALTYDHRIIDGKEAVSFLVKIKELVEDPERLLLEV; encoded by the coding sequence ATGAAACAAGAGATTAAAGTTCCTACGGTTGGGGAATCCATCACAGAAGCAACCATCGGTAGCTGGACAAAAAAATCCGGCGACTTTGTAAAACGCAACGATGTTTTAATGCTGCTTGAAACAGACAAAGCCAGTGTTGAAGTAGTCGCTGAAAATGACGGTGTCTTGACTATTCTTCCAGGCAGCGAAGCTGGCGCCGTGGTAAAAATCGGTGCGACTGTAGCTACTTTGGATACTGATGCAAAACCAGCTGCGGGTGCTGCAGCGGCAGAGCCTGCGAAAGCAGAATCAGCTCCAGCACAAACTCAAGCGGCTCCTCAACAGGCAGCTTCCACAGGCAAAGATGCGTCAGCGCACCTTTCCCCTGCTGTGCAAAGAATTGTAACTGAAAAAAATCTAGATCCTTCTTCTGTTCAAGGGACTGGCAAAGACGGTCGTTTGACGAAGGGTGATGTTCTTGATGTACAACCTCAAGCGAAAGCCGCTCCGGCAGCAGCCCCTGCTAAGTCCGCAGCTCCGCAAGTTTCTGCGGCGGATGTGATGGCTGCTCGTGGTCCTTCAAAACAAGGCGATAAAAAACTTGTAGCGATGACGACGATCCGCAAACGTATCGCTGAAAAACTAAAAGAAGCGCAAAACACCGCCGCTCTTTTGACGACTTTCAACGAAATCGACATGACGAAGGTGATGGAGCTTCGTGCGAAGTACAAAGACAAGTTCAAAGAAAAATACGGCTTGAACTTGGGCTTTAATGGCTTCTTCGTAAAAGCCGCGGTTGAAGCATTGAAGGCTTACCCTGCCGTGAATGCATGGATCACAGGCTCTGATATCGAATACCACAATTACTACAACATCGGTATTGCGGTATCGACGGAAAAAGGCTTGATGGTTCCCAACGTGAAAGACGCTGACACTCTTTCATTAGCTGGAATTGAAATGGCCATCCGTGATTTGGCTACAAAAGGCCGTGATGGAAAAATCACTCCGAATGATTTAGGCGGTGGGACTTTCTCAATCACAAACGGTGGCGTGTTCGGATCTCTGCTTTCAACTCCGATCTTGAACTACCCGCAATCAGCTATCTTAGGACTTCACAAAATCCAAGACCGCCCTATGGCGATCGACGGAAAAGTAGAAATCCGCCCTATGATGTATGTCGCATTAACGTACGACCACAGAATCATCGACGGGAAAGAAGCCGTCAGCTTCCTTGTAAAAATCAAGGAGCTTGTCGAAGATCCAGAAAGACTTCTACTAGAAGTCTAA
- the lpdA gene encoding dihydrolipoyl dehydrogenase, with amino-acid sequence MSETQFDLIVIGSGPGGYVGAIRAAQLGLKTAVIEKDKTFGGTCLNVGCIPSKALLESSEHYVAAQHDFAAHGIKVSKVDLDLPTMLARKDKVVKQNTEGINFLFKKNKITPFTGFGKIVAPGKVEVKADDGNTQVLTTKNIVIATGSAPVELPFLKFDEKRIVSNTGALVLSQVPKTMIVVGGGVIGLELGSVWQRLGAKVTVIEYANRLGGTMDQDCMNVLKRGLEKEGMSFLLSTKVTASKALNDGIEVTYESLTDGKTSSMKADVVLVATGRKPFTNGVGCEEMGIQKDPQGRIVVDKHFQTNVPGIYAIGDVIAGPMLAHKAEEEGVALAEMLAGHAGHVNYNTVPGVIYTHPEIAAVGLTEEQLKEKGIEFNVGKFPFMANGRARAKGFTEGFVKIIADKKTDRILGAHMVGPSVSELIHEVVVCMEFGGSSEDLARSFHAHPTLSEAVREAALGVEKRTRQM; translated from the coding sequence ATGAGCGAGACACAATTTGATCTAATCGTTATTGGTTCTGGACCCGGTGGATATGTAGGCGCGATTCGTGCCGCACAGTTGGGTTTAAAAACAGCTGTTATCGAAAAAGATAAAACTTTTGGTGGTACATGCTTAAACGTCGGTTGCATTCCTTCCAAAGCTCTTCTTGAAAGTTCTGAACACTACGTGGCCGCTCAACATGATTTTGCTGCCCACGGTATTAAAGTTTCTAAAGTGGATTTAGATCTTCCAACAATGTTGGCTCGTAAAGACAAAGTCGTAAAACAAAATACGGAAGGAATTAACTTCCTGTTTAAGAAAAATAAAATCACTCCATTCACTGGCTTCGGTAAAATCGTCGCTCCGGGTAAAGTGGAAGTGAAAGCGGACGACGGCAACACGCAAGTTCTAACAACAAAGAACATCGTGATCGCGACAGGCTCTGCACCGGTTGAGCTTCCTTTCTTGAAATTCGATGAAAAACGCATCGTCTCTAACACGGGCGCATTGGTTCTTTCACAAGTTCCAAAAACAATGATCGTTGTGGGCGGTGGTGTGATCGGTCTTGAACTTGGTTCTGTATGGCAGCGTTTGGGCGCTAAAGTAACAGTGATCGAATACGCCAATCGCCTTGGTGGAACAATGGACCAAGACTGCATGAATGTGCTTAAACGCGGTTTAGAAAAAGAAGGCATGAGTTTCCTTCTTTCGACTAAAGTGACAGCGTCAAAAGCATTGAATGACGGCATTGAAGTTACTTACGAATCTTTGACGGATGGTAAAACATCTTCCATGAAAGCCGACGTCGTTCTGGTCGCGACGGGCCGTAAACCATTCACAAACGGTGTGGGTTGTGAAGAAATGGGCATCCAAAAAGATCCTCAAGGTCGTATCGTTGTTGATAAACACTTCCAAACAAATGTTCCTGGCATCTATGCCATCGGTGACGTAATTGCGGGCCCAATGCTAGCACATAAAGCGGAAGAAGAAGGCGTGGCTTTAGCAGAGATGCTAGCAGGTCATGCTGGACACGTGAATTACAACACAGTCCCTGGCGTCATCTACACGCACCCAGAAATCGCGGCTGTCGGATTGACAGAAGAGCAATTGAAAGAAAAAGGCATTGAATTCAACGTTGGTAAATTCCCATTCATGGCGAATGGCCGTGCTCGCGCGAAAGGCTTCACAGAGGGATTTGTAAAAATCATCGCTGACAAGAAAACAGATCGTATTTTGGGCGCGCACATGGTCGGACCAAGTGTTTCTGAGCTCATTCATGAAGTGGTTGTCTGTATGGAATTCGGCGGCAGCAGTGAAGATCTAGCTCGCTCTTTCCACGCGCATCCAACACTCAGTGAAGCGGTTCGCGAAGCCGCCTTGGGCGTAGAAAAACGCACAAGACAAATGTAA